A window from Intestinimonas massiliensis (ex Afouda et al. 2020) encodes these proteins:
- a CDS encoding acetyl-CoA C-acetyltransferase, which translates to MREVYIVNCCRTAVGNFGGSLKDVPAADLGAIVVKEALKRANVAPENVDEVMFGCVLTAGLGQNVARQVSVKAGIPFSVPSYTVGMVCGSGMKSVIEAARTIQAGDADIIVTGGTENMSAAPFALPDERWGARMGDKKAVDTMIKDGLWDAYNNYHMGTTAENICDVWGITREELDAFGASSQQKTEAAQKAGKFADEIVPVMIKKKKEMVEFKVDEFPKAGVTVEGIAKLKGAFPCGPEGVEDEIVHTFEVTECHEADAHKHVQRVTAAQASGINDGAAAIIVASGEAVEKYGLKPMAKLVSWGQGGVDPKIMGVGPVPASRQAMSKAGLTIEDMDLVEANEAFAAQSIAVARELHFDMSKVNVNGGAIAIGHPVGCSGARIIVTLLHEMLKRPDAKKGLATLCIGGGQGVATIFEKC; encoded by the coding sequence ATGCGCGAAGTGTACATTGTAAACTGCTGCCGTACTGCTGTTGGTAATTTTGGTGGCTCTCTGAAGGATGTCCCCGCAGCCGATCTGGGCGCGATCGTGGTCAAGGAGGCCCTGAAGCGCGCCAATGTCGCCCCCGAGAACGTGGATGAGGTCATGTTTGGCTGTGTGCTGACCGCCGGCCTGGGCCAGAATGTGGCTCGCCAGGTCAGCGTGAAGGCCGGCATTCCCTTCTCCGTCCCCTCCTACACCGTCGGCATGGTCTGCGGCTCCGGCATGAAGTCCGTCATCGAGGCCGCCCGTACCATCCAGGCCGGTGACGCCGACATCATTGTGACCGGCGGCACCGAGAACATGTCCGCCGCTCCCTTTGCCCTCCCCGACGAGCGCTGGGGCGCCCGCATGGGCGACAAGAAGGCCGTAGACACCATGATCAAGGACGGCCTGTGGGACGCTTACAATAACTATCACATGGGCACCACCGCCGAGAACATCTGTGACGTGTGGGGCATCACCCGCGAGGAGCTGGACGCCTTCGGCGCCTCCTCCCAGCAGAAGACCGAGGCCGCTCAGAAGGCCGGCAAGTTTGCCGACGAGATCGTGCCCGTGATGATCAAGAAGAAGAAGGAAATGGTGGAGTTCAAGGTGGATGAGTTCCCCAAGGCCGGCGTGACCGTCGAGGGCATCGCCAAGCTGAAGGGCGCTTTCCCCTGCGGTCCTGAGGGCGTGGAGGACGAGATCGTCCACACCTTTGAGGTAACCGAGTGCCACGAGGCCGACGCCCACAAGCACGTGCAGCGCGTCACGGCCGCCCAGGCCTCCGGCATCAACGACGGCGCGGCCGCCATCATCGTGGCCTCCGGCGAGGCCGTTGAGAAGTATGGCCTCAAGCCCATGGCCAAGCTGGTCTCCTGGGGCCAGGGCGGCGTGGACCCGAAGATCATGGGTGTGGGCCCCGTGCCTGCCTCCCGTCAGGCCATGAGCAAGGCCGGCCTGACCATCGAGGACATGGACCTGGTGGAGGCCAACGAGGCCTTTGCCGCTCAGTCCATCGCCGTGGCCCGCGAGCTGCACTTTGACATGAGCAAGGTCAACGTCAACGGCGGCGCCATCGCCATCGGCCATCCCGTCGGCTGCTCCGGCGCCCGCATCATCGTCACCCTGCTCCACGAGATGCTCAAGCGCCCCGACGCCAAAAAGGGTCTGGCCACGCTGTGCATCGGCGGCGGCCAGGGCGTTGCCACCATCTTCGAAAAGTGCTGA
- the mfd gene encoding transcription-repair coupling factor produces the protein MKLLTQILSGVPEFPRLLAALDSGGCPAAVSGLSAVHRAHFAAGIWEQTGRPVVLLCADETEADRLAEDLTAFTGQAVRRLSARDFTFHNAAVVSRQWEHRRLSALRALAAGESPLTVCTVESLLQRTLPRTLLTQCAQMLRVGESHDLPELAERLSAAGYTRCEQVEGVGQFALRGGILDVFSPAFDRPVRAEFFGDEIDSMGLFDVSSQRRTVNLREAEILPASEVLPQFAPGGFPGLLEALDGLIARVEKSKPSHPALLATLNEDRERFQAGVAFPAVDRYLALIYPQMATAADYLPEDAVVLFCESPRVAERAKHYLWRLEEDVKTLLEGGQVSGELAVYARTMEELCRVLGDYPVCFLDSFASSSYPLRPRVMLDVMAKQLPSYGASLETAAGDLRHYQGAGFGAVVLAGGEQRCLNLQSLLREEKVRSAVDFALHDLPGPGQAVLCVGGLSAGLEYPDAKLAVLTEGRPAAPRKPRPKKQTNRQKLDSYADLSPGDLVVHEHHGIGRYVGMVKMTADGVQKDYVKINYAGADVLYVPATQLDLVSKYIGAGENVEAKKLSKLGGADWEKAKTRAKKAVADLAKGLIQLYAERQRLPGYAFSPDSPWQKEFEDQFEYTETDDQLRCIAEIKRDMEKAAPMDRLLCGDVGYGKTEVAFRAIMKCVLDGKQAAILAPTTVLARQHYLTAKRRFAKFPVEIDVVSRFRTAGQMRATLQKLQAGKIDLLIGTHRLFQKDVKFKDLGLLVVDEEQRFGVAHKEKLKELSKQVDVLTLSATPIPRTLNMALSGIRDMSTLEEPPQDRLPVQTYVLEHDWGVLADAMKRELERGGQVYYLHNRVETIERTAARIQALLPEARIGVGHGKMTQEELSDVMSHMTDGDLDILVCTTIIETGIDIPNANTLIIEDADHLGLAQLHQIRGRVGRSARRASAYMTYRRGKVLTEVAAKRLGAIREFAEFGSGFKIAMRDLEIRGAGNVLGPEQSGFLLSVGYDMYLKLLEEAVLEERGEKPELRAECAADLTVAASIPDRYVPSPEQRMDLYRRIARIRSEEEADDLVDELVDRYGDPPRPVNNLISVALLRAAAAKCGVTEIAQRGERLNFTLRDPDLARVSAIAGRPAYRGRLLFSAGDKPYLSLKVKKGEDPVKLSSKLIEEYGGAAP, from the coding sequence ATGAAATTACTCACCCAGATCCTCTCCGGGGTACCGGAATTCCCCCGCCTGCTGGCAGCTCTCGACTCGGGGGGCTGTCCGGCGGCGGTGTCCGGGCTGTCCGCCGTCCACCGAGCCCACTTTGCCGCCGGGATCTGGGAGCAGACGGGCCGCCCGGTGGTGCTGCTGTGCGCCGACGAAACCGAGGCCGACCGTCTGGCTGAGGACCTGACCGCCTTTACCGGCCAGGCCGTCCGGCGGCTGTCCGCCCGTGACTTCACCTTTCACAACGCCGCCGTGGTCTCCCGCCAGTGGGAGCACCGGCGGCTTTCGGCGCTGCGGGCGCTGGCGGCGGGGGAGTCTCCCCTGACAGTGTGTACGGTGGAGTCCCTGCTCCAGCGCACCCTGCCCCGCACCCTGCTGACCCAGTGCGCCCAGATGCTGCGGGTGGGGGAGTCCCACGATCTGCCCGAGCTGGCCGAGCGCCTCTCGGCGGCGGGCTACACCCGGTGCGAGCAGGTGGAGGGTGTGGGGCAGTTTGCCCTGCGGGGCGGCATCCTGGACGTTTTCTCCCCCGCCTTTGACAGGCCGGTGCGGGCGGAGTTCTTCGGTGATGAGATCGACTCCATGGGCCTGTTCGATGTGTCCAGCCAGCGGCGGACGGTAAATCTGCGGGAGGCGGAGATCCTCCCCGCCTCCGAGGTGCTGCCCCAGTTTGCCCCCGGCGGCTTCCCCGGGCTGCTGGAGGCCCTGGACGGCCTGATCGCCCGGGTCGAGAAGTCCAAGCCCTCCCACCCCGCCCTGCTGGCCACCCTGAACGAGGACCGGGAGCGGTTCCAGGCCGGGGTGGCCTTTCCGGCGGTGGACCGCTATCTGGCCCTGATCTATCCCCAGATGGCCACGGCGGCAGACTATCTGCCCGAGGACGCGGTGGTCCTGTTCTGCGAGAGCCCCCGGGTGGCGGAGCGGGCCAAGCACTACCTGTGGCGGCTGGAGGAAGATGTTAAGACCCTTTTGGAGGGTGGCCAGGTATCGGGTGAGCTGGCGGTGTACGCCCGCACCATGGAGGAGCTCTGCCGGGTCCTGGGCGACTACCCGGTGTGCTTCCTGGATTCCTTTGCCTCCTCGTCCTACCCCCTGCGGCCCCGGGTGATGCTGGACGTGATGGCCAAGCAGCTCCCCTCCTACGGGGCCAGCCTGGAGACCGCCGCCGGTGACCTGCGCCACTACCAGGGCGCCGGCTTCGGCGCGGTGGTGCTGGCCGGCGGGGAGCAGCGCTGCTTAAACCTCCAGTCCCTGCTGCGGGAGGAGAAGGTCCGCTCGGCGGTGGACTTTGCCCTCCACGACCTGCCCGGCCCGGGCCAGGCGGTGCTCTGCGTGGGCGGGCTGTCGGCGGGCTTAGAGTACCCCGACGCCAAGCTGGCGGTGCTCACCGAGGGCCGCCCGGCGGCCCCCAGGAAGCCCCGGCCCAAAAAGCAGACCAACCGGCAGAAGCTGGACTCCTACGCCGACCTCTCCCCCGGCGACCTGGTGGTCCACGAGCACCACGGCATCGGCCGGTATGTGGGCATGGTGAAGATGACGGCCGACGGGGTGCAGAAGGACTATGTGAAGATCAACTACGCCGGGGCGGACGTGCTGTACGTCCCGGCCACCCAACTGGACCTGGTGAGCAAGTACATCGGCGCGGGCGAGAACGTGGAGGCCAAAAAGCTGTCCAAGCTGGGCGGCGCCGACTGGGAGAAGGCCAAGACCCGGGCCAAAAAGGCGGTGGCCGACCTGGCCAAGGGGCTGATCCAGCTCTACGCCGAGCGCCAGCGCCTGCCCGGCTACGCCTTTTCCCCCGACTCCCCCTGGCAGAAGGAGTTCGAGGACCAGTTTGAGTATACCGAGACCGACGACCAGCTCCGCTGCATCGCGGAGATCAAGCGGGACATGGAGAAGGCCGCTCCCATGGACCGGCTCCTGTGCGGCGACGTGGGCTACGGCAAGACGGAGGTGGCCTTCCGGGCCATCATGAAGTGCGTGCTGGACGGCAAGCAGGCGGCCATACTGGCCCCCACCACCGTCCTGGCCCGGCAGCACTATCTCACCGCCAAGCGCCGCTTCGCCAAGTTTCCGGTGGAGATCGACGTGGTCTCCCGGTTCCGCACCGCCGGTCAGATGCGTGCCACCCTGCAAAAGCTCCAGGCGGGGAAGATCGACCTGCTCATCGGCACCCACCGGCTGTTCCAGAAGGACGTGAAATTCAAGGACCTGGGCCTGCTGGTGGTGGACGAGGAGCAGCGCTTCGGGGTGGCCCATAAGGAAAAGCTGAAGGAACTGAGCAAGCAGGTGGACGTGCTCACCCTGTCGGCCACGCCCATTCCCCGCACGCTGAACATGGCCCTGAGCGGCATCCGGGACATGTCCACGCTGGAGGAGCCCCCTCAGGACCGTCTGCCGGTGCAGACCTATGTGCTGGAGCACGACTGGGGGGTGCTGGCCGACGCCATGAAGCGGGAGCTGGAGCGGGGCGGCCAGGTCTACTACCTCCACAACCGGGTGGAGACCATCGAGCGCACCGCCGCCCGCATCCAGGCCCTTCTGCCGGAGGCCCGCATCGGCGTGGGCCATGGCAAGATGACCCAGGAGGAGCTCTCCGACGTGATGAGCCACATGACCGACGGGGATCTGGACATCCTGGTGTGCACCACCATCATCGAGACGGGCATCGACATCCCCAACGCCAACACCCTCATCATTGAGGACGCCGACCACCTGGGTCTGGCCCAGCTCCACCAGATCCGGGGCCGGGTGGGCCGGTCGGCGCGCCGGGCGTCGGCCTACATGACCTACCGCCGGGGCAAGGTGCTCACCGAAGTGGCGGCCAAGCGCCTGGGTGCCATCCGGGAGTTCGCGGAATTTGGCTCCGGCTTCAAGATCGCCATGCGGGACCTGGAGATCCGCGGAGCGGGCAACGTGCTGGGCCCCGAGCAGTCCGGCTTCCTGTTGAGCGTGGGCTACGACATGTACCTGAAGCTGCTGGAGGAGGCGGTGCTGGAGGAGCGGGGAGAAAAGCCGGAGCTTCGGGCCGAGTGCGCCGCCGACCTCACCGTGGCAGCCTCCATCCCGGACCGCTACGTCCCCTCGCCGGAGCAGCGCATGGACCTGTACCGCCGTATCGCCCGCATCCGCAGCGAGGAGGAGGCGGACGACCTGGTGGACGAGCTGGTGGACCGCTACGGCGACCCGCCCCGGCCGGTGAACAACCTGATCTCGGTGGCTCTGCTGCGGGCGGCGGCGGCCAAGTGCGGCGTCACTGAGATCGCTCAGCGGGGAGAGCGGCTCAACTTCACCCTGCGAGACCCGGACCTGGCCCGGGTGTCGGCCATCGCGGGCCGTCCCGCCTACCGGGGCCGGCTGCTCTTCTCGGCGGGCGACAAGCCCTACCTCTCCCTCAAGGTGAAAAAGGGCGAGGACCCGGTCAAGCTGTCGTCCAAGCTCATCGAGGAATACGGCGGGGCGGCTCCGTGA
- the pth gene encoding aminoacyl-tRNA hydrolase, which yields MIFGKNRSSGGVEWLLVCLGNPGDPYENTRHNVGFQVADEIAARKDVPVQRLKFRALTNTVELGGAKVLLMKPVTYMNLSGEAAREAAAFYKVPPERVLVVSDDVALPPGRLRIRKGGSAGGHNGLKNLIQHLGTDQFPRVRVGVGEKPRPDYDMADWVLGKLQGEDKKAVDAAVKRAADAVECLIREGPDRAMSRYNG from the coding sequence ATGATTTTTGGTAAGAATCGCTCCTCCGGCGGCGTGGAATGGCTGCTGGTCTGCCTGGGCAACCCCGGGGACCCGTATGAGAACACCCGCCACAACGTGGGCTTTCAGGTGGCCGACGAGATCGCCGCCCGCAAGGACGTGCCCGTTCAGCGTCTGAAATTCCGCGCCCTCACCAACACGGTAGAGCTGGGCGGGGCCAAGGTGCTGCTGATGAAGCCGGTGACCTATATGAATCTGTCCGGCGAGGCCGCCCGAGAGGCCGCCGCCTTTTACAAGGTGCCGCCGGAGCGGGTGCTGGTGGTATCCGACGACGTGGCCCTGCCGCCGGGCAGGCTGCGCATCCGGAAGGGGGGCAGCGCGGGGGGCCACAACGGGCTGAAAAACCTGATCCAGCATCTGGGCACCGACCAGTTTCCCCGGGTCCGGGTGGGCGTAGGGGAAAAGCCCCGTCCGGACTACGACATGGCCGACTGGGTGCTGGGCAAGCTCCAGGGGGAGGACAAGAAGGCGGTGGATGCGGCGGTGAAGCGCGCGGCGGACGCGGTGGAATGCCTCATCCGGGAGGGCCCCGACCGGGCCATGAGCCGATATAACGGCTAA
- a CDS encoding ribose-phosphate pyrophosphokinase, translated as MIAHGKDIKIFSGNSNRALAENICRELGTQLGNAEVGAFSDGENFVSIYETVRGSDVFVVQSTCSPVNDNLMEMLIMIDAFKRASAGRITAVMPYFGYARQDRKAKPRDPISAKLVANMIVAAGADRVLTMDLHASQIQGFFDIPVDNLLGNPIFTQYFHQRYEGHEDETIVVSPDVGSVARARAFAQKLGMGLAIVDKRRQKANSSEVMNIIGDVRDKKVILFDDMVDTAGSICGAAQALVELGGATEVIACASHGVLSGPAIERIEKSALKEMVFLDTVPARPEVKCDKIKYISVAHMFAEAIERIYEEVSVSKLFL; from the coding sequence ATGATCGCACATGGCAAGGACATCAAGATATTCTCCGGCAACTCGAACCGGGCGTTGGCGGAGAATATCTGCCGGGAACTGGGCACCCAGCTCGGCAACGCCGAGGTAGGGGCCTTCTCCGATGGGGAGAACTTCGTCTCCATCTACGAGACGGTTCGCGGCTCCGACGTGTTCGTGGTCCAGTCCACCTGCTCTCCCGTCAACGACAATCTGATGGAAATGCTCATCATGATCGACGCGTTTAAGCGGGCCTCCGCCGGCCGCATCACCGCCGTGATGCCCTACTTCGGCTACGCCCGGCAGGACCGGAAGGCCAAGCCCCGCGACCCCATCTCCGCCAAGCTGGTGGCCAACATGATCGTGGCCGCCGGGGCCGACCGGGTGCTGACCATGGACCTGCACGCCTCCCAGATCCAGGGCTTTTTCGACATCCCCGTGGACAATCTGCTGGGCAACCCCATCTTCACCCAGTATTTCCACCAGCGGTACGAGGGCCACGAGGACGAGACCATCGTGGTCTCCCCCGACGTGGGCTCCGTGGCCCGGGCCCGGGCCTTTGCCCAGAAGCTGGGGATGGGCCTGGCCATCGTGGATAAGCGCCGTCAGAAGGCCAACTCCTCTGAGGTCATGAATATCATTGGCGATGTGCGGGATAAGAAGGTCATCCTCTTCGACGACATGGTGGACACCGCGGGCTCCATCTGCGGCGCGGCCCAGGCTCTGGTGGAGCTGGGCGGGGCCACCGAGGTCATCGCCTGCGCCAGCCATGGCGTGCTCTCCGGCCCGGCTATCGAGCGCATCGAGAAAAGCGCCCTCAAGGAGATGGTGTTCCTCGACACCGTTCCCGCCCGCCCCGAAGTAAAGTGTGATAAGATCAAATATATCTCCGTGGCCCACATGTTTGCCGAGGCCATCGAGCGCATCTACGAGGAAGTCTCTGTCTCCAAGCTCTTCCTCTAA
- a CDS encoding DapH/DapD/GlmU-related protein, translated as MESLGAIVFLPREGDLPSLMLEDILFDPAARWLSAALERAGAERFLVVCHDDDRAAAEACFPAGTEFVTAGAVDANRRLTAFLTGLSGPVAVFTRPVFLDDQGAARLRGGDLPQGEDSGVYAISAAALGAAVEGGGDFLTSLRAEGKVFGVRPGLFHGLLPLDRCAPTWDSAQDFARYASITRLQSELGTAPVRFLDKGSVYIGPRVSVGGGTRILPGTILKGETVIGRDCEIGPNTMITDCAIGDRVTVNASQLNASTVDDGTKIGPFAYIRPNCRVGRDVKVGDFVELKNSTVGDGTKISHLTYVGDTDAGSRINFGCGTVTVNYDGTAKFRTTIGDGAFIGCNTNLVAPVKIGEGAYIAAGSTITDDVPADSLAIARSSQTIKIQWAAKRRRARGKK; from the coding sequence ATGGAATCTTTGGGCGCGATTGTATTTCTGCCCCGAGAGGGCGATTTGCCCTCCCTCATGCTGGAGGATATCCTGTTCGACCCGGCGGCCCGGTGGCTCTCGGCGGCTTTGGAGCGCGCCGGCGCGGAGCGCTTTCTGGTGGTCTGCCACGACGATGACCGCGCCGCGGCGGAGGCCTGCTTCCCCGCCGGGACGGAGTTTGTCACTGCCGGCGCGGTGGACGCCAACCGGCGTCTTACCGCCTTTCTCACCGGCCTGAGCGGCCCGGTGGCCGTGTTTACCCGTCCTGTCTTTTTGGATGACCAGGGGGCGGCCCGGCTGCGCGGAGGGGATCTGCCCCAGGGCGAGGACTCCGGCGTGTACGCCATCTCCGCCGCCGCGCTGGGCGCCGCGGTGGAGGGGGGCGGCGACTTTCTCACCAGCCTGCGGGCCGAGGGCAAGGTGTTCGGCGTCCGGCCCGGTCTGTTCCATGGCCTGCTGCCCCTGGACCGCTGCGCCCCCACCTGGGACAGCGCCCAGGACTTCGCCCGGTACGCCTCCATCACCCGGTTGCAATCGGAGCTGGGTACTGCTCCGGTCCGCTTTCTGGACAAGGGCAGCGTCTACATCGGCCCCCGGGTCAGCGTAGGCGGCGGCACCCGCATCCTCCCCGGCACCATCCTGAAGGGGGAGACCGTCATCGGCCGGGACTGTGAGATCGGCCCCAACACCATGATCACCGACTGCGCCATTGGGGACCGGGTGACGGTGAATGCCTCCCAGCTCAATGCGTCCACCGTGGACGACGGGACCAAGATCGGCCCCTTCGCCTACATCCGTCCCAACTGCCGCGTGGGCCGGGACGTGAAGGTGGGGGATTTTGTGGAGCTGAAAAACTCCACCGTGGGGGACGGCACCAAGATCTCCCACCTGACCTATGTAGGGGATACCGATGCGGGATCGCGCATCAACTTCGGCTGCGGCACGGTGACGGTGAATTACGACGGCACGGCCAAGTTCCGCACCACCATCGGGGACGGGGCCTTCATCGGCTGCAACACCAACCTGGTGGCGCCGGTGAAGATCGGCGAGGGGGCCTACATCGCGGCGGGCAGCACCATTACCGACGACGTGCCGGCCGACTCGCTGGCCATCGCGCGCTCGTCCCAGACCATCAAAATCCAGTGGGCCGCCAAACGGCGCCGGGCCAGGGGAAAGAAGTGA
- a CDS encoding HD domain-containing protein, translating into MYYDYNYRCFVNCVRDLLDSPEVQSMRSIRHHPGMSCYDHSVFVSYVAFRLARRWKLDYRTAARAGLLHDLYLYDPRQPGSHQGNQCFAHPKAALSNAWALCGSLTPKEENIIISHMWPLARKMPRYRESFVVNLADKTCATLEVVGLYRYLRRRRRRKAAAAA; encoded by the coding sequence ATGTATTATGACTACAATTACCGCTGTTTTGTGAACTGCGTCCGGGACCTGCTGGACTCCCCGGAGGTCCAGTCCATGCGGAGCATCCGCCACCACCCGGGCATGAGCTGCTACGACCACTCGGTGTTCGTATCCTACGTGGCCTTCCGGCTGGCCCGCCGGTGGAAGCTGGACTACAGGACCGCCGCCCGGGCGGGGCTGCTCCACGACCTGTACCTCTATGACCCCCGCCAGCCCGGCAGCCACCAGGGCAACCAGTGCTTTGCCCACCCCAAGGCGGCGCTGAGCAACGCCTGGGCCCTGTGCGGCTCCCTGACTCCCAAGGAGGAAAACATCATCATCTCCCACATGTGGCCCCTGGCCCGGAAAATGCCGCGGTACAGGGAATCCTTTGTGGTCAACCTGGCCGACAAGACCTGCGCCACGCTGGAGGTGGTGGGTCTGTACCGCTATCTGCGCCGCCGGCGGCGGCGCAAGGCGGCGGCCGCCGCCTGA
- a CDS encoding GntR family transcriptional regulator — MLSLNYRDARPIYEQVKDGLRHLVVTGAIQAGDKLPSVRALASSLAINPNTIQRAYEALEREGYLCTVAGKGSFAAERGGINTVRRDALLRQFDAAASELLFLGLTPEELAARLRAAKGKETQA; from the coding sequence ATGTTGAGTCTGAATTACCGGGATGCCCGGCCCATCTACGAGCAGGTCAAGGACGGCCTGCGGCATCTGGTGGTCACCGGGGCCATCCAGGCCGGCGACAAGCTGCCGTCCGTCCGGGCTTTAGCCAGCTCGCTGGCCATCAATCCCAACACCATCCAGCGGGCTTACGAGGCCCTGGAGCGGGAGGGCTATCTCTGCACCGTGGCGGGGAAGGGCTCCTTCGCCGCCGAGCGGGGCGGCATCAACACCGTCCGGCGGGACGCCCTGCTGCGGCAGTTCGACGCCGCAGCGTCGGAGCTCCTCTTTCTGGGGCTCACCCCCGAGGAGCTGGCCGCCCGGCTTCGGGCGGCCAAGGGAAAGGAGACGCAGGCATGA
- a CDS encoding ABC transporter ATP-binding protein, with product MIEVQNVVKTFEGFRALDGLTMTVPDGSIYGLVGPNGAGKSTILRHITGIYRQDEGKVLVAGEPVYENPAVKARMASIPDELYYFLSASTRDMMRFYRGFYPRFDPKRYEALKDIFTLVDEKQPIRRLSKGMQKQSAFWLSLCCRPDLLVLDEPVDGLDPVMRRQVWSLLMSDVAEHGTTVLVSSHNLRELEDVCDHVGILSHGRVLVERGLSDLQENVVKMQVVFQEKELPKLPDDLEVLHVSQVGRIHTLIIRGNATEVTNRLAVYAPILMDALPLTLEEIFIYELGGEDYEVRDIVL from the coding sequence ATGATCGAAGTACAGAACGTGGTCAAGACCTTTGAGGGCTTCCGGGCCCTGGACGGCCTGACCATGACGGTCCCCGATGGGTCCATCTACGGCCTGGTGGGGCCCAACGGCGCGGGCAAGTCCACCATCCTGCGCCACATCACCGGCATCTACCGCCAGGACGAGGGCAAGGTGCTGGTGGCCGGGGAGCCGGTGTACGAAAATCCGGCCGTCAAGGCCCGCATGGCCTCCATCCCCGACGAGCTCTACTATTTCCTCTCCGCCTCCACCCGGGACATGATGCGCTTCTACCGGGGCTTTTACCCCCGCTTTGACCCAAAACGCTATGAGGCGCTGAAAGACATCTTCACTCTGGTGGACGAAAAGCAGCCCATCCGGCGGCTGAGCAAGGGGATGCAGAAGCAGTCCGCCTTCTGGCTGAGTCTGTGCTGCCGGCCCGATCTGCTGGTGCTGGACGAGCCGGTGGACGGGCTGGACCCGGTGATGCGCCGTCAGGTGTGGAGCCTGCTCATGTCCGACGTGGCCGAGCACGGCACCACCGTGTTGGTCTCCTCCCACAACCTGCGGGAGCTGGAGGACGTGTGCGACCACGTGGGCATCCTCTCCCACGGCAGAGTGCTGGTGGAGCGGGGGCTCTCCGACCTCCAGGAGAACGTGGTCAAGATGCAGGTGGTCTTTCAGGAAAAGGAGCTGCCCAAGCTGCCCGACGACCTGGAGGTCCTCCACGTGTCCCAGGTGGGGCGCATCCATACCCTCATCATCCGGGGCAACGCCACCGAGGTCACCAACCGCCTGGCCGTCTACGCCCCCATCCTGATGGACGCCCTGCCCCTCACCCTGGAGGAGATCTTTATCTATGAGCTGGGAGGTGAGGACTATGAAGTCCGCGACATCGTCCTCTAA